The following coding sequences are from one Triticum dicoccoides isolate Atlit2015 ecotype Zavitan chromosome 4A, WEW_v2.0, whole genome shotgun sequence window:
- the LOC119289486 gene encoding BTB/POZ domain-containing protein At2g46260-like, whose product MLPHLPLQAWNMSIRLLDKLLCLSITDSCCISDEGQSIDSSSTMAAKAISAVKALYINSAILAARSPFFQKLFTNGMKESDESHPRIRIADSEENSLMELLRFMYSGKLTTIEPTLLLDILMGADKFEVPACMRYCSQLLISRPMTTESALLYLGHPCSILMAAEVQSLVRAAKGFLANKYKDFDKFQDELMNISLVGIEAIFSSSDLHVLCEDVVYYFLLKWARVRYYYSEEERRKVLSYRLLPLVRFSNMSCDALQKVLRCEDVDIDHEYLTKHIAEVLLHKAYPNQMEGALAANGTTCWQFAERAYDFKLVRVIAFNQPCPQVTVYMDLKRDECSRLFPSGGICSQMFHLAGHKFYLLANCKMVEQATSYSFALSLHIFDELAGSICLDIEFAARTKPLGKFVSKYGYKNTMTGDRSQGCGDLFGMPWSTFIADDSLFIDGVLYLRADLTLVVQPELQT is encoded by the exons ATGTTGCCTCACTTGCCTCTTCAAGCATGGAATATGTCAATTAGGCTGCTTGACAAACTCTTATGTTTAAGTATTACAGATTCATGTTGTATAT CTGATGAAGGACAGAGTATTGACTCTTCCTCAACCATGGCAGCCAAAGCAATTTCAGCAGTAAAGGCCCTTTATATAAACTCGGCAATTCTTGCCGCAAGAAGTCCTTTCTTTCAAAAG CTTTTCACAAATGGGATGAAAGAATCTGATGAGTCACATCCAAGAATTAGGATTGCTGATTCAG AAGAAAATTCCCTTATGGAGCTTCTAAGATTCATGTACAGTGGAAAGCTGACAACAATTGAGCCCACTCTTCTGCTCGACATCTTAATGGGTGCTGACAAATTTGAGGTTCCTGCTTGCATGAGGTACTGCAGTCAGTTACTCATAAGCCGTCCTATGACCACAGAATCTGCACTGCTATACCTAGGCCATCCATGCTCCATTTTAATGGCTGCTGAAGTTCAGAGTTTAGTACGTGCAGCGAAGGGATTCCTTGCCAATAAATACAAGGATTTTGATAA GTTCCAAGATGAACTGATGAACATCTCTCTTGTTGGAATCGAAGCCATCTTTTCGAGCAGTGACCTACACGTGTTATGTGAAGATGTGGTTTATTACTTCTTGCTCAAGTGGGCCCGTGTGCGATactattattcggaggaggaaagaCGCAAGGTCTTGAGTTATCGCTTACTTCCACTGGTACGCTTCAGTAATATGAGCTGTGATGCACTGCAGAAGGTCCTAAGATGTGAAGATGTTGATATAGACCATGAGTACTTAACTAAGCATATTGCTGAGGTACTTCTACACAAAGCATACCCAAACCAGATGGAAGGTGCTCTTGCAGCAAACGGGACAACATGTTGGCAATTTGCTGAGCGAGCTTACGACTTCAAACTTGTGAGAGTGATTGCTTTTAATCAACCCTGCCCACAGGTTACAGTTTACATGGATCTAAAGCGTGATGAGTGTTCCCGACTCTTCCCATCAGGAGGTATATGCTCGCAAATGTTCCATCTCGCAGGGCACAAATTCTATCTCTTGGCAAACTGTAAAATGGTTGAGCAGGCAACATCGTACAGCTTTGCCCTATCATTACATATTTTTGATGAGCTGGCAGGCTCAATATGTTTAGATATTGAGTTTGCTGCAAGGACAAAGCCGTTAGGAAAATTTGTGAGCAAGTACGGATATAAGAACACCATGACTGGTGATCGGTCTCAGGGATGCGGTGATCTTTTCGGAATGCCATGGTCGACGTTCATTGCTGATGACAGCCTCTTCATTGATGGTGTGCTATATCTGAGAGCCGACTTGACTCTGGTGGTGCAGCCTGAATTACAGACCTGA